The genomic interval AGCAGGGGCAGAATTCCCAATCTTTCCATCCAGTTTGGATAACAGAGATGGGCGACATCGTAACCCAGCTTCAGGCTGTTGTGATAGTCGCTAATGCCGAGTTGACCGTGCAGCAGATACGCCAACCAATCTGCCTGGTGCAATAGGTAATGCGCCTGGGCAAAGTAGGGCTGCTGTTGCCACCACAACAGTTTAACCAGGCTAGAGGTTGCACTTAACACGGTATCTTTACCAGGAGGGCTGTTTTCCTGTTGTTGGGCAAAAAACTGCCGCAGGGGGTCTAACTCCCCTGCGCCACGGGCATCGTTGTAAAGCAAGGGGGGGGCGATCGGCTGCCCTGCACCATCACATAAGAGGACTGTGGAAGAGGTGCCGTTGATGGCGATCGCCCCAATTTCCTGCCTCAAATCGGTGGGCACTTGCTGAATCTGGTGGAATAGGGTTGCTTTCCAGGTTTTTGTCCAGTCGGTGGGTTGCTGGAACCGATCGCCTATTTGGAACAGCGGTTGCCCCGTGCGATCGATGACGGCAAGCCGCGCCCCCGATGTGCCAAAGTCAATTCCTGCGTAAACGCTCATTCCTCTAACTTCAAGAAACCCTGAAAATTTAGCACTCTCTCACGGACATTGCTTAACACTGTTTTACGAAACAGACCAAACTCAAAAATCATTCAATAAAATCCAATATTTATAGCAGTTCTTATTGGAGAACCCTGCATGTCCTATACATTTGAGATTTTAGGTGTATCGTCCGTGCTGCATTTCTTCAACTACCAGCAGGAAGTTCTGCACCAAAAAAAACAAACAGGCGTGGAATACCTGGGATCTTACAAATGTACACTGGATGATCTGATTAAATCTGTTGAGTCGGTTCCACCTAAGCGGGGATGGAATCTGGATCAGGTGGTGGATTCGGTGGTCAACTTTTGGATGAACAACACGGATAGCATCTATCACTGGAAACGACGCCTGGAAGATGCGGGCAATCAGAATCTTTTGATCTCAAGGCTGGCGGACTACACCTCATTAAAAACAGAGTTCGAGCGACTTCTGGAACAGTGAACAGTTTTAGCAGGTGGTAGGTGGTAGGTGGTAGGTGGTAGGTAAGAAATAGCTGACAACAAGAGGTTTCAGGGTATCAGATGTCCTTTGTTGTGGATGATATCCATGGAGACTTCCACCGGAATGTTTCTACAGCATAGGAACAACCTATCTAGAACGCCACCAAACTGATGACTGATCACTGTTTACTCGATACTGTTACCTACCACCTGACACCTGACACCTAACTCAACTCCCTTGCCCAGGGTATGGGTGGTAGGGGCTTGGATAACCTGCTGGCTTTGGCAAATAGTTTGGCGGCTTGCTTGAGATCCACATTGCCGCCACTAATAATTACGCCAACGCGGGCACCGGGGGCAGAAACAACCCCTTCCAGTAAGGCGGCGGCGGCTAAAGCTCCGGTGGGTTCGACGACAAGTTTGAGTCGTTCCCAGAGGAAAAACATGGTACGCAGGATGGCAGCTTCCGAGACGGTTACCATGTCGTGGACGTAGTGCAACACCAGAGGAAAGGTGTATTTGCCCAAGTAGGGGGTGCGGGCACCATCGGCGATCGTATTTGGGTTATGAACGGTTTGCAGAGTGCGGCTGTGGAACGATCGGGTGGCGTCATCTGCCAGTTTCGGTTCAACCCCAATTATCTGACAGCCAGGGGAGAGGGTATGGGCGGCGATCGCGCATCCCGATAGTAAGCCGCCGCCGCCACAGCAGACCAGCAGAAAGTCCAATGGTCCCACTTCTGCAATCAATTCTTTTGCTGTCGTTCCCTGACCTGCAATGACCTGGGGATGGTCGTAGGGGGGAATCAGGGTCAAGCCGCGCTCCTGTGCCACCTGGTGTCCCAATTCTTCTCGCGACTGGGTTGCCCGATCAAAAAGGACAATCTCTGCCCCGTAACCGCGTGTAGCTGCCAGTTTCACCGCGGGGGCATCCTCTGGCATGAAAATGGTTGTTGGAATATTGAGCAGTTGCCCAGAAAGGGCGATCGCCTGTGCATGGTTTCCTGAGGAGAATGCCAATACGCCCCGTTCTCGTTG from Kovacikia minuta CCNUW1 carries:
- a CDS encoding threo-3-hydroxy-L-aspartate ammonia-lyase produces the protein MVNALPLGDSNSLVVTYADIAAAAERLQGKAHHTPVMTSTTVDRLTQSQVFFKCENFQRIGAFKFRGAYNAMAQLSPEQRERGVLAFSSGNHAQAIALSGQLLNIPTTIFMPEDAPAVKLAATRGYGAEIVLFDRATQSREELGHQVAQERGLTLIPPYDHPQVIAGQGTTAKELIAEVGPLDFLLVCCGGGGLLSGCAIAAHTLSPGCQIIGVEPKLADDATRSFHSRTLQTVHNPNTIADGARTPYLGKYTFPLVLHYVHDMVTVSEAAILRTMFFLWERLKLVVEPTGALAAAALLEGVVSAPGARVGVIISGGNVDLKQAAKLFAKASRLSKPLPPIPWARELS